ATGGCTTTTGCCTTCCAAAGAGGATGCTCCATGTTTCTATACCGCTCTGTTCCCAACTGGAAATGGTTTGCCCACTCATTAATGAAAGTACCACCGAGATACATGTTCTCTTCCACAGTGCACTCAGaccaaaaaagaagaataaattaaGCTTGATCAGTGTTTGCAGAATAACAATTGCTTGAATCTGGGCTGCAAAGCGTGGCTGGGGGATTCTTCTGTCTCTTCAAGACAAAGCTGTTACCAAGCGTTTAAAAAGGCATAATGCTATGAAAGACAAAAGATTTGCTTTACCAGATTTTCATTCGTAACATATTCACTGCCTTAAAACTACTTTGGATCACCAGCAGTAGGATCCTGACAACGGCTGCTGCCTGAAAACTGCTCTCTTTCAAACAGATGGATGTGAATGTGTGCTAGCAGCTGAGAAGGACTCTCGAGACCTTCCTGAGTGGAGCAGCAAACACACAgacagctctcagcagcacctctgtCTTGCAGGAGACCTGTTTATTTCTTCGTCTGCATTTATTTCCTCAACATAGCCATCCTGCTCCACGCGCAAAGAGATTTCCTTCTGCGATCTGTCACCGCGTGCATCTCAAATAGGGAGAAGCTTATCGGTAGCTCGAGGCGTCCTATCCTCATTTTGAAGACAGCACGAAGCTCTCCCTTTGTGCGGCGCTTGAAACAAGCAGGAGCTGTGAGGTGAATCAGCAAAGATGCAGCGGCACGTTGCCGTTCCCGGCGCTGCATTAGGTTGGCTTATTGCATGCCAACAGCGTCTGCGGGTTACGCTATCAGATTTGTTCTGCTCCCCGCTGAGACTCTTCCGCGGCTCGAACAATGAGGCGACGTGAGTCCCAcgagaagcaggagctgctatTAGGTTCTGAATGGTCACAGAGTGCAGCACGATACTGAATGCGGAATCCCAAAGGAATTcgtttaaaaggaaaataaatctctgtGACGGGCCTAGGCTTCAAACAGGGAGATTTGTGCGTGCGTGTTTACTTTTGCGGAGAGATAGCTGGATAATCAGATGAGGGCTTACTTGTAAAGGACTCAGAGATACGGCCGATGTTTGCAGTTCTACCCTTTCTTTAAAGGTTCTACCCTTTCTTTAAAAACCCCATTGGTAAAAAGATTCCGGACAACTTCATTCGCACTGACGGACTGAGGAGGAGTTACTGACCGCCGGGAGGAGCCGCGAGTGCTGATAAGGGAGGACGCTCCTCACTGTGACAGTGTGAACGTTTCTCGTCCCCATGTGGAAGGCATCAGTGACTTTGGGAGATAAGCGCGGGTGTCTCCTGCGCTAAAACTAGGTACAGTATGACTTCTTTCAATTCCACAAGCACCCAAACCGAGAGCAGCAACCTACACTCAGAAGcagccctttttttccccctacacgaccagctgtgcagcacacgCCGCCACAACAATAGCCCGGCGACGAGCAGATGGCGTCCCGGCCCTCCCCCTTGGggctcctcctcctcaccctcCTCCCCCGCTCTGGCGGCCTCCGGCCACGAGGGGGCGCCATCGCTGAGGCGCGTCCCGCcactcctccttccccttcccccgGCCAGGCCCCGTCAGCAGCGCGGGGTGAGTTTCTTTTTCAGGCGATGGTAGCAAAAGCTTTACCGTACGGTCAGTACGAATACAGGCACACGTCGGCAATATGAGCGCCTCAAACAGTGTTTTGGGATGCAAAGTCTGACTGAAAGTTAATTAGATTTGATTGAAAGTCAGCTTGCTTCGGCTGGAGACGTGAAGTAACAGCCGGGTCAGTCGGTAGTGCGTGCACTGACTGAAGGCTGTGTTGGAGGAAGACGAGCTGAGCGCATGCTCTGTGAATGTAGTTCTTTCGGTTCATTTTATCATATATATGTTTAATCTTGTTTTTAGGGAGCATTCACCATCAGTTGAAATGTCTGCCGGCAAAACTCCGAGTGAAAATGAAACACCCGGTGAGAGAAACCCAGGACTGAGAGGTGCCCGAACCACCACTCTGTTCCGAGCTGTGAACCCGGAGCTGTTCATTAAACCCGTAAGAGGCTCTTGCTGACAGAAACTAAATATGTTTGGAGGCACGTTTGCTTTAAAGCAATAATGGCAGGTTCTCTTTCATATTTGAAACGGTCCAAATCATAAAATGCAAGCTTAGCACTCAGAATGCGTTGTAAAAATACCTCAAAAGTTAATATAAGAGTACTATAAAAAGAGGCAATATTCATCTGTTTCTCATGTGggatgttttgggttttttaacTTACTGACGGATGGTGACATGGCAGAGCACTTTAAAAAGGCTTTTATAAGGGATAGCAACGTGATTTAAGTGTACTGGCCAATATTCTTTGCTACTGCATTTGCCGCTATAATTAAGTTGACGGTGCTCTGCCTTTATTTACACTTGCAGAATCCAGTGGTGTCAGTAAGACAAGATGAAACCTTGTGGACATAATAAAGGTAGATTTCAGTGATGATaagtgatcatagaatcatagaattacccaggttggaaaagaccttgaagatcatcaagtccaaccacagcctaaccatagtgccctaactctaacaaccttctgctaaatcatatccctgagcaccacatccaaacggctcttaaacacatccagggatggtgattcagcCACCTCCgtggggagcctattccagtacttgactcccctttctgtaaagaagtgtttcctaacatccaacctaaacttgccctggtgcaacttgagatCTCTTAGAGAAATGCAGTGAATGCCATTTGGCAGTAGCAGAGCATGTTGTTTCAGCAGAATATCCGGATAATTTCTATTTGAAACTTGTGGTAGTAAGCTTTGCTATTTGGCTGTGGCCACTTCATTTGTGCTCAGGCAGCATCTGTGACCTGTGAAAGACACAGGCCAATGCCTCTGGGAATTGAAAGACCTATTTCTTATAGaggattttttttgcttccagaAAATCTTGTCTCCCTTCTTGCAGTTTATCATATAAGTCACCTGGGTCGGTCTAAAGGAATGCAACGATGAGTTCTTCAGATATCGCAATAGTTTACTCTTCACTTTGTAATCTAAGATTGAAGAATGTGATGTTTGTGATGAATGAAGAGTATTTTGACTAAAAATGCGTACTGTTTtattgggtgttttttttttgtcagaacAAACCTGTGATGGCATTTGGACTCGTAGCAATTACCCTCTGCGTGGCCTACCTTGGTTATTTGCATGCTACAGTAGAGAATAAAAAGGATCTCTACGAAGCTGTTGACAGTGAGGGGTCCAAATATATGAGGAGAAAAACTTCCAAGTGGGACTGACGACATAAGGAAGGAA
This region of Excalfactoria chinensis isolate bCotChi1 chromosome 3, bCotChi1.hap2, whole genome shotgun sequence genomic DNA includes:
- the SMIM8 gene encoding small integral membrane protein 8, whose translation is MSAGKTPSENETPGERNPGLRGARTTTLFRAVNPELFIKPNKPVMAFGLVAITLCVAYLGYLHATVENKKDLYEAVDSEGSKYMRRKTSKWD